CAAACCAACCACACACACAAACAGATACAGTGATTGAAACTTTCAGTTAGTTTTAAGGAAAATAAGGATTTTGCAAATACATtctgctttttttcttcttctagagatgacaagaagaagaaaaagagcttACTAATAAGTGAACTTCCCCTTTGTATTCTGGAACACTTGCTCGGCGATAGTAGCATCGAGTTTTATAATCTCTAGGTTAGAGTTATGGTAGCACCCAATGCCTAATACACCATCGGCTATGTTGCTATTGAATCCAATGGCTATAGCTGCTTCTGCTTTTGCCCCATACACCAACCTCTGTTCACAACCGATCAAGAAGAGGTTTCAGAAAGaggaaactaaaaaaagaaacaagtttgGCACTAATAAgttttcatatttcattttgtttatagTTCTTCTTATTACCTTTAGTCTTGAGAGATGGATGGCTCCAAAACACATCGGACAAGGCTCGCAGGATGCGTAAATCTCACATTCCGATAGCGTAATTTGGTTCAGTTTCTTGCATGCCTGCGTGTTTGCCAACAAAAATCTTACAAACTTGAAAAGAGGTTTTTGCAAAATGTGCAACTTTCCACAAAAATGTGActgaaaagatgaaaaataaaagagaaatcatCCTTTTGTTTCTGACAAGATTACTAGTACCTACCTCTCTAATGGCTATCATTTCAGCATGTGCAGTAGGGTCTTTGTTTATCACAACCATATTGTGGCAGCTCACGACGATTTCATCCTTATGAACAATAACCGCTCCAAAAGGGCGGCCATGGCCACACTCGACTCCGATATATGCTTCTTCAACAGCTTGGGCTAACAACTTGTGGTCCCTATCATTTGCAGCTGATCAAATTGACAAACAAGGAGATAAATTAAGTGAAGAGTgtataaacataaaaacataaacaatggTCAGTAAATGATAACTatgattatgtatttatgttAGCAGACAAACTTGACGAATTGATAAGctagatatgtaaatatatctGTGTTTAGAGGTATAGACTTACTTTAGGCCAATGCCGAAAACTATGAGCTTCTGTTCATTGGATTACATAAAAGTAAGTATTTGTCTGTATCAAAACATCTTGGTGACCAGCAGATGCAGAAGCCACGTACATGGTTCCATCTTTTGGTTTCACAGAGCTACATAGTCCAGTCAATCACAGAGCAATCAATCTCCGgtttaagaaaacaacaaaactcaaaGAGCTTGTTGTGTCTAATAAAGTCTATTATCACCTAAAATTTCCAACACAAACATGTGGTGCTCTTTTTGGTCATTCTTTCCAAATTACCAAACATTCTTAATATGGAAACTAATCTGGACCCAAATTTCAAACAATaagactatatttttttttttaatatctgtcGTCTTAGCTTAATCAACAGACTCGTTCTGAATCAAAATCATCTCTTTCCTACTTGTTACTTTGTTAGCTATCAGTTAACACTAACCAACAAAAAAGGAATGAAAAATTGTTACCAGCGAACTCGACTGTGGCATCATGGCCTGGATCTGGAGCAGACTGCGACCGccacaaagcaaaacaaaaactagatcagatcaaaagaatcatcatgcaCTCACATAATCATGTACAACTTAATTGAGAAATCTGATGAGCTTACTAACCGGTACAGAAGCAGAGTCTTTCTGGCTGTCGGTGATCGTGTTTTCGCCGGTCATCATCTTGTAATGCTCTTTCCCGATCGTCCCCTCGTCCGCTCTCATTGTCAGTGGAACGAAGTGGGCCATTAAACTGAGCTATTTCGGCCCAATGGGCTTTTACGGGAACGAAGGGTGACATACCTCAAGAAAACACTTTCTCATCTAGAAGCATCATCCCAATTTTTGGCATTATTCTATTAGACTACATATCCCGCCCATTTTCATATtgtttgttaataattttgattgtgttacatacaatacatataatatatactatttcaCAAAATTCAAATCTAACAACATATCTACTATGTATTTGTGTTATTGTGTTCTCCAGATTTGATTCCCCATATGTgtttattgaaactttttttttgtttgtatttaattaaataaattagcAAATAAAGGATATTGATTTGTTAAATTCAAGATAaagatattcaaaaataaatgcaTGTAATTAAAAGCTTTTGAACCTGAAAAGGGTAAAAAACAGAAGAATACCAAGAGAAACCAGTTGTATCCACGTCAATATCATCAATCTCCTTCGTCCGATCCTCTTCCACAAACACGCTAATTTCACCATTAATATTCACTAATTAGTAGACACATGGCCAACTTACTTGAAATGGTTTACTCAGAGCTTATcaatatatatctaataaagaTATCAAGAagctttttttccttcttttgtattttctcaTCCTTTCACAACCTTTGTTAACGTCCCTTGGCTTTATACACCCTTTTGATCACTCGTTCTCTGTTTTTGCCTCTGTTTCAGTGATTTTCATCTTGTGGGTTGTATTAAAAGTCTTCTCCTTGAGTATCTAAATTCTCAAGTGGACGGTAACAAAGGTTGTGACATATGCCATTTTATGTAGGCTCCTTCTCTGTTTCATATCTTCTAAATGTCTTACATGATTAGTATTTGTTCATTCTgatagtatttgatgttgttgtttagaAAACCAGATAATGTGGAGTAGTGTAAGAGATTCTCGTGGCTCGCCGAAACCGATGAGAATAGTTGTGGTTGGTGAAAAGGGAACTGGAAAGTCAAGCTTGATTATGGCTGCAGCAAGAAATACTTTCCATCCAAACATTGCTTCTCTGTTACCTTACACCAATTTACCTTCTGAATTCTTCCCTGACCGTATACCCGCTACTGTTATCGACACTTCTTCAAGGTAAAATGTTTTCTCCTAATTCTATCCATTGACATCAAAAAAGGGTATGCATCTTATTTTCTGATAAGGTTTTGTAGATAAGACTGAGGAGACTGAACTTATGGTTAATCATAGTTTAGTATTTTCTTTGATTAACCGGGTTTAATCCCAAGCCGAAATCTGGTCTAATCCTCGAGGCCCTATAGTGGACTAAGAGGGAACCACTACAATATTTTCGTAGATGTGGACCTCGATCCTTGGTCTTGACGCAAAAGCGAGTACTCAACCCGCTCTAACAAACCACTTAACCACAGGCTCTTGGTTAGAAACTGAAATGTATTACTATTGAGTATTGATCTCTCGTTTATAAAATCTGCAGACT
The Camelina sativa cultivar DH55 chromosome 15, Cs, whole genome shotgun sequence DNA segment above includes these coding regions:
- the LOC104744664 gene encoding uncharacterized protein LOC104744664 isoform X2, with product MVVINKDPTAHAEMIAIREACKKLNQITLSECEIYASCEPCPMCFGAIHLSRLKRLVYGAKAEAAIAIGFNSNIADGVLGIGCYHNSNLEIIKLDATIAEQVFQNTKGKFTY
- the LOC104744664 gene encoding uncharacterized protein LOC104744664 isoform X1 translates to MRADEGTIGKEHYKMMTGENTITDSQKDSASVPSAPDPGHDATVEFAAANDRDHKLLAQAVEEAYIGVECGHGRPFGAVIVHKDEIVVSCHNMVVINKDPTAHAEMIAIREACKKLNQITLSECEIYASCEPCPMCFGAIHLSRLKRLVYGAKAEAAIAIGFNSNIADGVLGIGCYHNSNLEIIKLDATIAEQVFQNTKGKFTY